Proteins encoded by one window of Porphyromonas vaginalis:
- a CDS encoding OmpH family outer membrane protein: protein MKTKNLFLTLLLLLLPVVATAQQKIAVVNSQELLTAMPDMKVAQDRLQELDKKYTAEMQTMNDEYQKKLELYMKDKEGLSDALLKSREQELADLQNRIQRSYQAMQQDMEKQQATLMAPIQQKIVEAIKKVGDAGGYTYVMEASIMLYMAPSAVDITAQVKKQLGI, encoded by the coding sequence ATGAAGACAAAGAATCTGTTTCTAACCCTACTCCTACTCTTGCTACCTGTCGTAGCTACGGCTCAGCAGAAGATAGCAGTCGTCAACTCTCAGGAGCTCCTCACCGCTATGCCTGATATGAAGGTCGCTCAGGATCGTCTCCAAGAGCTAGACAAAAAGTACACGGCAGAGATGCAGACGATGAACGACGAGTATCAGAAGAAGCTCGAGCTCTATATGAAGGACAAGGAGGGACTCTCTGACGCTCTCCTCAAGAGTCGCGAGCAGGAGCTAGCTGATCTGCAAAACCGCATCCAGCGCTCTTATCAAGCTATGCAGCAAGATATGGAGAAGCAGCAGGCTACCCTCATGGCACCTATCCAGCAGAAGATTGTAGAGGCAATCAAGAAGGTAGGCGACGCTGGTGGCTACACCTATGTCATGGAGGCCTCGATAATGCTCTATATGGCTCCCTCAGCTGTTGATATCACGGCGCAGGTCAAGAAGCAGCTAGGCATCTAG
- a CDS encoding OmpH family outer membrane protein — translation MRKHLYLLTLLLALTLGASAQKFALVDMQYILKNIPNYEMMNEQLETVSKRWQQEVKTLQDKAETLYKKYQSDLVFLTAEQKRQREEEIVKTEQQATELQGKYFGPEGELFERRSKMVKPLQDEIWQAIKEIASQSGFQLVLDRSTAGIVFANPSIDISDQVLEKLGYGRKR, via the coding sequence ATGAGAAAGCATCTATATCTCCTCACACTCCTCCTAGCTCTTACACTGGGAGCATCAGCACAGAAGTTTGCGCTTGTGGATATGCAGTATATCCTCAAGAACATCCCCAACTATGAGATGATGAATGAGCAGCTCGAGACCGTCTCTAAGCGTTGGCAACAGGAAGTCAAGACACTCCAAGACAAGGCTGAGACGCTCTATAAGAAGTATCAGAGCGACCTCGTCTTCCTCACAGCCGAGCAAAAGCGTCAGCGTGAGGAGGAAATTGTCAAGACCGAGCAGCAGGCCACCGAGCTACAGGGCAAGTACTTCGGTCCCGAGGGTGAGCTCTTCGAGCGTCGCTCTAAGATGGTTAAGCCGCTACAGGACGAGATATGGCAAGCAATCAAGGAGATCGCTTCGCAGAGCGGATTCCAGCTAGTCCTCGACCGCTCTACGGCAGGCATCGTCTTTGCCAATCCATCTATCGACATCAGCGATCAGGTCCTAGAGAAGCTAGGCTATGGGCGCAAGCGCTAA